One genomic window of Comamonas serinivorans includes the following:
- a CDS encoding NUDIX domain-containing protein, producing the protein MLQHRIGAGAIVEHQGRVLLVNYQPPGGTDFWVAPGGGVNADETLEAAAAREVWEETGLRVRIGPLLCIEDLFDDRLRIVKFWFHAQPLDAEAALAGGALSVAHPEAQAERIVQAAWLSAEERTGRTVFPPPLAHADWRAALAGAGAPSSEPPGVAQASGAPPRVGDAPDQPPRAVPRLPLRRMNG; encoded by the coding sequence ATGCTTCAACACCGCATCGGCGCCGGCGCCATCGTCGAACACCAGGGGCGCGTGCTCCTGGTGAACTACCAGCCACCGGGCGGCACCGACTTCTGGGTGGCCCCCGGCGGCGGCGTGAACGCCGACGAAACCCTGGAAGCCGCCGCCGCGCGCGAGGTGTGGGAAGAAACCGGCCTGCGCGTGCGCATCGGGCCGCTGCTGTGCATCGAAGACCTGTTCGACGACCGCCTGCGCATCGTCAAGTTCTGGTTCCACGCCCAGCCCCTGGATGCCGAGGCCGCGCTGGCCGGCGGCGCCCTCAGCGTCGCGCACCCCGAGGCCCAGGCCGAGCGCATCGTGCAGGCGGCCTGGCTGAGCGCCGAGGAGCGCACCGGCCGCACCGTGTTCCCGCCCCCGCTGGCCCACGCCGACTGGCGCGCCGCGCTGGCCGGGGCTGGTGCACCGTCGAGCGAACCGCCGGGTGTGGCCCAGGCCAGCGGTGCGCCGCCGCGTGTCGGTGACGCCCCCGATCAACCGCCCCGCGCCGTGCCCCGCCTGCCGCTGCGGCGCATGAACGGCTAG
- a CDS encoding cob(I)yrinic acid a,c-diamide adenosyltransferase, with protein sequence MGNRLTQIATRTGDDGTTGLGNNTRVPKNHARMQAMGDVDELNSHIGLLLCEDMPDAVRQLLVDIQHQLFNLGGELSIPGFELLKDDGLLQLDQALATHNATLPRLQEFILPAGTRAAAQAHVCRTVARRAERAVVALGQQEALRPAPRQYLNRLSDLMFVLARVLNRHGRSGAAADDVYWKSERLQQSQAD encoded by the coding sequence ATGGGAAACCGACTCACGCAAATTGCCACCCGCACGGGCGACGACGGCACCACCGGCCTGGGCAACAACACGCGCGTGCCCAAGAACCATGCGCGCATGCAGGCCATGGGCGACGTGGACGAGCTCAACAGCCACATCGGCCTGCTGCTGTGCGAAGACATGCCCGATGCCGTGCGCCAGCTGCTGGTCGACATCCAGCACCAGCTGTTCAACCTCGGCGGCGAGCTGTCGATCCCGGGCTTTGAGCTGCTCAAGGACGATGGCCTGCTGCAGCTGGACCAGGCGCTGGCCACGCACAACGCCACGCTGCCACGCCTGCAGGAGTTCATCCTGCCCGCCGGCACGCGTGCCGCAGCCCAGGCCCACGTGTGCCGGACCGTGGCGCGCCGCGCCGAGCGCGCCGTGGTCGCACTGGGCCAGCAAGAAGCCCTGCGCCCCGCGCCCCGCCAGTACCTGAACCGCCTGTCCGACCTGATGTTCGTGCTGGCGCGCGTGCTCAACCGCCATGGCCGCAGCGGCGCCGCGGCCGACGACGTGTACTGGAAGAGCGAGCGCCTGCAGCAAAGCCAGGCCGATTGA